Proteins from a single region of Candidatus Polarisedimenticolaceae bacterium:
- the hybB gene encoding Ni/Fe-hydrogenase cytochrome b subunit has translation MSHAHSAAPVGGTIWTRPFKVLFAIFVLGMAFTAWRFAVGIGPVSGLSDGYPWGIWIAFDVVTGTALACGGYAVALLAYILNKGKYHPLVRPAVLTSALGYTLAGMSIAIDVGRPWWMWKIPLQFWSWNLNSALLEVALCVMAYIVVLWIELAPAFLETWKKNNWMGLASLSEKLLPVLDRALPFILALGLLLPTMHQSSLGTVMLLTGHKLHPLWNSPFLPLLFLLGCISMGYAVVVWESTLSSWLLKRPSEQGILADLAKAVVPFSVVFLVIRWADLAWRGALGSAFQPNLLAFMFWVEHLLLIASCVMVLSRRAATDRGFLFQAAMLMMLAGGVYRFDAYIIGFNPGDNWAYFPAAPELLITVGLVALEILGYVVIIKLFPILSGAPKAPARG, from the coding sequence ATGAGCCACGCACACTCCGCCGCCCCCGTGGGCGGAACGATCTGGACCCGACCGTTCAAGGTCCTCTTCGCGATCTTCGTCCTCGGCATGGCGTTCACGGCCTGGCGGTTCGCCGTCGGGATCGGCCCGGTCAGCGGGCTCTCGGACGGCTACCCGTGGGGGATCTGGATCGCCTTCGACGTGGTGACGGGGACCGCGCTCGCCTGCGGCGGGTACGCGGTGGCGCTGCTCGCCTACATCCTCAACAAGGGGAAGTACCACCCCCTGGTCCGTCCGGCGGTCCTCACGTCCGCCCTGGGCTACACCCTGGCCGGCATGTCGATCGCGATCGACGTCGGGCGCCCCTGGTGGATGTGGAAGATCCCGCTCCAGTTCTGGAGCTGGAACCTCAATTCGGCGCTCCTCGAGGTGGCCCTGTGCGTCATGGCGTACATCGTCGTCCTCTGGATCGAGCTGGCGCCGGCGTTCCTCGAGACCTGGAAGAAGAACAACTGGATGGGGCTCGCCTCGCTCTCCGAGAAGCTCCTTCCCGTCCTGGACCGGGCGCTGCCGTTCATCCTGGCGCTGGGCCTGCTCCTGCCGACGATGCACCAGTCGTCGCTGGGCACGGTCATGCTCCTGACCGGCCACAAGCTCCACCCGCTGTGGAACTCGCCGTTCCTTCCGCTCCTCTTCCTGCTCGGCTGCATCAGCATGGGGTACGCCGTCGTCGTGTGGGAGTCCACGCTGTCGTCGTGGCTGCTCAAGCGGCCGAGCGAGCAGGGGATCCTCGCGGACCTCGCGAAGGCGGTCGTCCCCTTCTCGGTGGTCTTCCTCGTGATCCGGTGGGCGGACCTCGCCTGGCGCGGCGCCCTCGGTTCCGCCTTCCAGCCGAACCTGCTGGCGTTCATGTTCTGGGTCGAGCACCTGCTGCTCATCGCCAGCTGCGTCATGGTCCTGTCCAGGCGCGCCGCGACCGATCGCGGCTTCCTCTTCCAGGCGGCGATGCTGATGATGCTGGCCGGCGGCGTCTACCGCTTCGACGCGTACATCATCGGGTTCAACCCGGGCGACAACTGGGCGTATTTCCCCGCCGCCCCGGAGCTGCTCATCACGGTAGGGCTCGTGGCCCTCGAGATCCTGGGGTACGTCGTGATCATCAAGCTGTTCCCGATCCTTTCCGGCGCGCCCAAGGCGCCCGCTCGCGGTTGA
- the hybA gene encoding hydrogenase 2 operon protein HybA, with the protein MDPNRRSVLKGLATAGAATACASAPAMARQRKEAPADALGLLYDTTRCIGCKACVVACGQANDLAPDTNDPETAHFNPGLYDAPTDTNGSTKTVIKLYKKEGDPQTSFMKSQCMQCIDPACVGACMVGAFQKREHGIITWKGDLCIGCRYCQMVCPFNIPKFEWNKANPTIVKCELCRHRLAEGKQPGCTEVCPRQAVIYGSREQLLAEAKARIAANPGRYYQDRVYGENDLGGTQTMVLSHVNFEKIGLPELGEEGVPDRQQTIHHGIYQGFAAPIALYGIFAAVLWRNRRREAAANEEGR; encoded by the coding sequence ATGGATCCGAACCGGAGATCGGTTCTCAAGGGTCTGGCGACGGCAGGCGCGGCCACCGCGTGCGCCTCCGCGCCCGCCATGGCCCGTCAGCGCAAGGAGGCCCCGGCGGACGCGCTCGGCCTCCTCTACGACACCACCCGCTGCATCGGCTGCAAGGCCTGCGTCGTCGCCTGCGGGCAGGCGAACGACCTCGCGCCGGACACGAACGACCCGGAGACCGCGCATTTCAATCCGGGCCTTTACGACGCCCCGACCGACACGAACGGCTCGACCAAGACGGTCATCAAGCTGTACAAGAAGGAGGGGGATCCCCAGACCTCCTTCATGAAGTCCCAATGCATGCAGTGCATCGACCCCGCCTGCGTCGGGGCCTGCATGGTGGGCGCCTTCCAGAAGCGCGAGCACGGGATCATCACCTGGAAGGGCGACCTGTGCATCGGCTGCCGCTACTGCCAGATGGTCTGCCCGTTCAACATCCCGAAGTTCGAGTGGAACAAGGCCAATCCCACGATCGTGAAGTGCGAGCTGTGCCGGCACCGCCTGGCCGAGGGCAAGCAGCCCGGCTGCACCGAGGTCTGCCCGCGCCAGGCGGTCATCTACGGCTCCCGCGAGCAGCTGCTCGCGGAGGCGAAGGCCCGCATCGCGGCCAACCCCGGACGCTACTACCAGGACCGCGTGTACGGCGAGAACGACCTCGGCGGGACGCAGACGATGGTCCTCTCCCACGTCAACTTCGAGAAGATCGGACTTCCCGAGCTCGGCGAAGAGGGCGTCCCCGACCGGCAGCAGACGATCCACCACGGGATCTACCAGGGATTCGCCGCGCCGATCGCCCTCTACGGGATCTTCGCCGCGGTGCTCTGGCGGAACCGCCGCCGCGAGGCGGCGGCGAACGAGGAGGGCCGATGA
- a CDS encoding hydrogenase small subunit, with the protein MNRTFTLDDVFRTPGGELPRRDFMKVATLAAAAVGLSSSAAAKVAEAAAAGKKPSVVWLHFQECTGCTESLLRTANPDLAEVILDLVSIDYHETLLAAAGYQAEKCLHDTIEANAGKFICVVEGAIPTAMDGRYCMIAGKTAVDMLKEVADKAAAVIAIGSCASWGGIPSADPNPTGSVGANKIVTNKPVVTLPGCPANPYIFLGTALQFATFGTLPALDELGRPLHAYARVIHEDCPRRPHFDAGRFAQQYGDEGHKNGYCLYKLGCKGPQTHASCSLLKFGETDSWPIGIGHPCFGCTEQKIGFRVALHDTVEISRPTPPDTYPPIDADHRRISPVATGVAGLVAGAIAGAGFMASKKLSDSDSDEAKK; encoded by the coding sequence ATGAATCGAACCTTTACGCTCGACGACGTCTTCAGGACGCCAGGCGGGGAGCTCCCCCGGCGCGACTTCATGAAGGTCGCGACCTTGGCGGCGGCGGCCGTGGGGCTGTCCTCGTCTGCGGCGGCCAAGGTCGCCGAGGCGGCGGCAGCGGGCAAGAAACCCTCCGTGGTCTGGCTGCACTTCCAGGAGTGCACGGGTTGCACCGAGTCCCTCCTTCGGACGGCGAACCCCGACCTGGCGGAGGTGATCCTCGATCTCGTGTCGATCGACTATCACGAGACGTTGCTCGCGGCGGCCGGTTACCAGGCCGAGAAGTGCCTGCACGACACGATCGAGGCCAACGCCGGCAAGTTCATCTGCGTCGTCGAGGGAGCGATCCCGACCGCGATGGACGGCCGGTACTGCATGATCGCCGGCAAGACCGCCGTCGACATGCTCAAGGAAGTCGCCGACAAGGCGGCGGCGGTGATCGCGATCGGGTCGTGCGCTTCGTGGGGCGGGATTCCCTCCGCCGACCCGAACCCCACCGGCTCCGTCGGCGCCAACAAGATCGTCACGAACAAGCCGGTCGTCACCCTCCCGGGCTGCCCGGCGAATCCGTACATCTTCCTCGGCACCGCGCTGCAGTTCGCGACCTTCGGCACCCTCCCGGCGCTCGACGAGCTGGGCCGCCCGCTCCACGCGTACGCGCGCGTGATCCACGAGGACTGCCCCCGGCGCCCGCACTTCGACGCCGGCCGCTTCGCGCAGCAGTACGGCGACGAAGGGCACAAGAACGGGTATTGCCTCTACAAGCTCGGCTGCAAGGGCCCGCAGACCCATGCGAGCTGCTCCCTGCTGAAGTTCGGCGAGACCGACTCGTGGCCGATCGGCATCGGCCACCCCTGCTTCGGGTGCACCGAGCAGAAGATCGGCTTCCGCGTCGCTCTGCACGACACGGTCGAGATCTCGCGGCCGACGCCGCCGGACACCTACCCGCCGATCGACGCCGATCACCGGAGGATCAGCCCGGTGGCCACCGGCGTGGCCGGTCTCGTCGCGGGCGCGATCGCCGGCGCGGGCTTCATGGCCTCGAAGAAGCTCTCCGATTCCGACTCCGACGAAGCCAAGAAGTAA
- a CDS encoding MMPL family transporter encodes MILPAGRRLERLFRGVLAARVPILLFYALLVPFAVAFALKVPHDAAIDRLVVSGDEDHAATHAFQEAFPEGDRILLLVEARDPFSAEVVRRVVELENRLRPIPGVSAVSAPSIFERLRPGRDVEEFRRFAAGTELLRRQGLVGPDFLAVAVELRVEGAAARDATLEAIDAAAAGIPFRRIGAPYVESYLERETARATARYMPLFGAFVVLLVLGLYRSWRALAAVLLTLAAAVALGVGIAWPLGFAFSIVSSLVPLTVLITATATLVYLHSRYVEQPDGTALEDHHARALANKFLPCTASVLAAVAGFAALAVSEIRPVYEMGVWTAAGLAVAWVVCFTLFPALQRVLRTPTHQERLTAGRFWPALVEWIIPFSFRFRWPLVIGSTAVMVAGGVALSGMRLETDALDYLDRDLPLRVDTLRFERAAGGLTVVEAWVRTPDGSVLDPEVLRGLSRFASGLEAEPSVAAVAGPTTLLRWMRYAGGGGDRLPDDPAAWPRLASDLEQLLLTEPAARGFVDVGSLGQARVTVRARAEGWEGLEALREAIERCWAQAARDVPALASASVRVVGDGVLQAKISRFLVPTLVESFVLTAAIIFVAFLAVFRSGPARLLAMIPSIFAILAMFLVMRGASIPLNVATILIASTVLGASENDQIHFFYHFQERRKNGTCAQALRHALLVAGRPVAFATLINAGGFLALALSDLPPMRQFGVMSASAFALGMLADFTALPAALWIVFRERPDAGLQMKDS; translated from the coding sequence ATGATTCTCCCCGCCGGTCGGCGCCTCGAGCGCCTCTTCCGCGGCGTGCTCGCGGCGCGGGTCCCGATCCTCCTCTTCTACGCGCTGCTCGTTCCGTTCGCCGTCGCCTTTGCCTTGAAGGTCCCGCACGACGCCGCCATCGACCGGCTCGTCGTCTCCGGCGACGAGGACCACGCGGCGACGCACGCCTTCCAGGAGGCCTTCCCCGAGGGCGACCGGATCCTCCTGCTCGTCGAGGCGCGCGATCCGTTCTCCGCCGAGGTCGTGCGGCGGGTCGTCGAGCTCGAGAACCGGCTGCGCCCGATCCCGGGTGTCTCGGCCGTTTCCGCGCCCTCGATCTTCGAACGGCTCCGGCCGGGGCGGGACGTGGAGGAGTTCCGGCGGTTCGCGGCCGGGACCGAGCTCCTTCGCCGGCAGGGGCTCGTCGGCCCGGACTTCCTCGCCGTCGCCGTCGAGCTCCGGGTCGAGGGGGCGGCCGCGCGCGACGCGACGCTCGAGGCGATCGACGCCGCGGCGGCGGGGATCCCGTTCCGACGGATCGGCGCCCCGTACGTCGAGTCGTACCTCGAGCGCGAGACCGCGCGCGCGACCGCACGGTACATGCCGCTCTTCGGCGCGTTCGTGGTCCTGCTCGTGCTCGGCCTCTACCGGTCCTGGCGGGCGCTGGCGGCGGTGCTCCTCACCCTCGCGGCGGCGGTCGCCCTGGGCGTGGGGATCGCGTGGCCGCTGGGCTTCGCGTTCAGCATCGTCTCGTCGCTCGTCCCGCTGACCGTCCTGATCACGGCGACCGCGACCCTCGTCTACCTCCACTCCCGCTACGTCGAACAGCCGGACGGCACGGCGCTCGAGGACCACCACGCGCGCGCGCTGGCCAACAAGTTCCTCCCGTGCACGGCCTCGGTCCTCGCCGCGGTCGCGGGGTTCGCGGCGCTCGCCGTGTCGGAGATCCGTCCGGTCTACGAGATGGGCGTCTGGACCGCGGCCGGGCTCGCCGTCGCGTGGGTCGTCTGCTTCACGCTGTTTCCGGCGCTGCAGCGCGTGTTGCGGACCCCGACGCACCAGGAGCGCCTGACCGCGGGGCGCTTCTGGCCGGCGCTCGTCGAATGGATCATCCCCTTCTCCTTCCGCTTCCGCTGGCCGCTCGTGATCGGCTCGACGGCCGTGATGGTCGCGGGGGGCGTCGCGCTCTCCGGGATGCGCCTGGAGACCGACGCCCTCGACTATCTCGACCGGGACCTGCCCTTGCGCGTCGACACCCTCCGGTTCGAGCGCGCCGCGGGGGGACTGACGGTGGTCGAGGCGTGGGTGCGGACCCCCGACGGCAGCGTCCTGGATCCGGAGGTCCTCCGCGGCCTCTCGCGCTTCGCCTCCGGGCTCGAGGCGGAGCCGTCGGTCGCCGCGGTGGCGGGGCCCACGACGCTGCTCCGCTGGATGCGCTACGCCGGGGGCGGGGGAGACCGCCTTCCGGACGATCCGGCCGCGTGGCCGAGGCTCGCCTCGGACCTCGAGCAGCTCCTGCTGACCGAGCCGGCGGCCCGGGGGTTCGTCGACGTCGGTTCGCTCGGCCAGGCGCGCGTCACCGTCCGCGCGCGTGCCGAGGGGTGGGAGGGGCTCGAGGCGTTGCGGGAGGCGATCGAGAGGTGCTGGGCGCAGGCCGCGCGCGACGTGCCCGCGCTCGCCTCCGCAAGCGTGCGGGTCGTGGGGGACGGCGTCCTGCAGGCGAAGATCTCGCGGTTCCTCGTCCCGACCCTCGTCGAGAGCTTCGTGCTGACCGCGGCGATCATCTTCGTCGCGTTCCTCGCGGTGTTCCGGAGCGGGCCGGCCCGCCTGCTGGCGATGATCCCCTCGATCTTCGCGATCCTGGCGATGTTCCTCGTGATGCGCGGGGCGTCGATCCCGCTCAACGTCGCGACGATCCTCATCGCCTCGACCGTCCTCGGCGCGAGCGAGAACGACCAGATCCACTTCTTCTATCACTTCCAGGAGCGCCGGAAAAACGGCACTTGCGCGCAGGCGCTGCGTCACGCCCTGCTCGTGGCGGGAAGGCCCGTCGCGTTCGCCACGCTCATCAACGCCGGCGGGTTCCTCGCGCTCGCCCTCTCCGATCTCCCGCCGATGCGCCAGTTCGGGGTGATGTCCGCGTCGGCGTTCGCGCTGGGGATGCTCGCCGACTTCACCGCCCTTCCCGCGGCGCTGTGGATCGTGTTCCGCGAGCGACCCGACGCCGGCTTGCAAATGAAAGATTCTTAG
- a CDS encoding antitoxin Xre-like helix-turn-helix domain-containing protein, translating into MARSQVAPVASEGAVLAKAFLRASDRLGLSQRQAAAVLGVSEATLSRVASGRPIDPSSKEGEIAILFVRAFRSLDALVGGREADARAWMHAENRHLGGVPAALACTITGLVDVVGYLDAVRGKL; encoded by the coding sequence ATGGCGCGGTCCCAGGTTGCCCCCGTCGCCTCCGAAGGCGCGGTCCTCGCGAAGGCGTTCCTGCGCGCCAGCGACCGTCTCGGGCTCAGTCAGCGCCAGGCGGCCGCCGTCCTCGGGGTGAGCGAGGCGACGTTGTCCCGCGTGGCGTCCGGTCGGCCGATCGACCCGTCGTCGAAGGAGGGCGAGATCGCGATCCTCTTCGTCCGCGCCTTCCGCAGCCTCGACGCCCTCGTCGGCGGTCGCGAAGCGGACGCCCGCGCGTGGATGCACGCGGAGAACCGGCACCTCGGCGGGGTCCCCGCCGCGCTCGCCTGCACCATCACGGGGCTCGTCGATGTCGTCGGATATCTGGACGCGGTGCGCGGGAAGCTCTGA
- a CDS encoding RES family NAD+ phosphorylase, translating into MSSDIWTRCAGSSEIRGISGRARRAVEAQHVVSTAKLTDTLGEQAVLERLIESAKPALPRDRAFGGRHFLLTTSFRYPPLRHGSRFATRAERSLWYGAHELRTVFAEVAYYRLVFLEGTHAPLESLETELSVFSVPYRTRKGVDLTRAPFDAHRAAIASKGDYRASQALGAAMRAAGVEAFRFPSARDPEGGTGFAAFSPSAFAAGPSETRTWWCRASREGVLFLRKDAFSRESLTFSRSSFLQSGRLPQPAP; encoded by the coding sequence ATGTCGTCGGATATCTGGACGCGGTGCGCGGGAAGCTCTGAGATCCGGGGGATCTCGGGGCGGGCGCGGCGCGCCGTCGAGGCGCAGCACGTCGTGTCGACCGCGAAGCTCACCGACACCCTCGGCGAGCAGGCCGTGCTGGAGCGGCTGATCGAGTCGGCGAAGCCCGCGCTTCCGCGCGATCGCGCCTTCGGCGGTCGCCACTTCCTCCTGACCACGTCGTTCCGCTACCCGCCGCTGCGGCACGGGTCGCGGTTCGCGACACGGGCGGAGCGCTCCCTCTGGTACGGCGCGCACGAGCTGCGCACGGTGTTCGCGGAGGTCGCGTATTACCGGCTGGTCTTCCTCGAGGGAACGCACGCTCCCCTCGAGTCGCTCGAGACCGAGCTTTCGGTCTTCTCGGTCCCGTACCGCACGCGCAAGGGGGTCGACCTCACCCGCGCCCCGTTCGACGCCCACCGGGCCGCGATCGCGTCGAAGGGGGACTATCGGGCAAGCCAGGCGCTCGGGGCGGCGATGCGCGCGGCCGGGGTGGAGGCGTTTCGTTTCCCCTCCGCGAGAGATCCCGAGGGGGGCACGGGATTCGCCGCCTTCTCTCCCTCCGCCTTCGCCGCCGGACCGTCCGAAACGCGGACCTGGTGGTGCCGCGCGAGCCGGGAGGGCGTCCTGTTCCTGAGGAAGGACGCCTTCTCCCGCGAGTCGCTCACTTTTTCGCGGTCGTCGTTCCTCCAGTCGGGACGGTTGCCGCAGCCGGCGCCTTGA
- a CDS encoding ammonia-forming cytochrome c nitrite reductase subunit c552, giving the protein MPKRAWIYLAIVVVFAGLAAGLMLLYENIAKRKAEASQVVLRVTDVTEETVDPAEWGKNFPRQYDSYKRTVDKERTKHGGSEAFQKLDDDPRWRVLFDGYAFGVDYREERGHAYMLQDQRETERVKNFKQPGACLHCHASVIPAYYRKGVEAGADAADRKAAIQKGFEVVNPMPYEEATKLVEHPVSCGDCHDPKSMQLRVTRPGFLNGIAVYAKSDDAAPHLPSIGRWRAGDRAKDYDPNVEASRQEMRSFVCGQCHVEYYFKPPDKQLTYPWHKGLKVEQIEAYYDEVGWKDWTHKVDGAPVLKAQHPEFETWSQGIHARSGVACADCHMPYLREGAIKVSDHHVRSPILNVARACQPCHPYGEEEIKGRVERLQDRTKDLMIRAEEATLACIRSVDAARKGGASDASLEDAMALHRKAQWRLDFVAAENSMGFHASQETARILGEAIDYARQGEVAAIRVKAPAAATVPTGGTTTAKK; this is encoded by the coding sequence ATGCCCAAGCGCGCGTGGATCTATCTCGCGATCGTCGTCGTCTTCGCCGGCCTCGCGGCCGGACTGATGCTCCTCTACGAGAACATCGCGAAGCGCAAGGCCGAGGCCTCCCAGGTCGTGCTGCGCGTCACGGACGTCACCGAGGAGACCGTCGACCCCGCCGAGTGGGGGAAGAACTTCCCCCGGCAATACGACTCCTACAAGCGGACCGTCGACAAGGAGCGCACCAAACACGGCGGAAGCGAGGCGTTCCAGAAGCTCGACGACGATCCGCGCTGGCGCGTGTTGTTCGACGGATATGCCTTCGGCGTCGACTACCGGGAAGAACGCGGGCACGCCTACATGCTCCAGGACCAGCGCGAGACCGAGCGGGTCAAGAACTTCAAGCAGCCGGGGGCGTGCCTGCATTGCCACGCCTCGGTGATCCCCGCGTACTACAGGAAGGGCGTCGAGGCCGGGGCGGACGCGGCCGACCGCAAGGCGGCGATCCAGAAGGGGTTCGAGGTCGTGAACCCGATGCCGTACGAGGAGGCGACGAAGCTCGTCGAGCACCCGGTCTCCTGCGGCGACTGCCACGACCCGAAGTCGATGCAGCTTCGCGTGACGCGGCCGGGGTTCCTCAACGGCATCGCCGTGTACGCGAAGTCCGACGACGCCGCGCCCCACCTCCCCTCGATCGGGCGCTGGCGCGCGGGCGACCGCGCGAAGGACTACGACCCCAACGTCGAGGCTTCGCGGCAGGAGATGCGCTCGTTCGTCTGCGGGCAATGCCACGTCGAGTACTACTTCAAGCCTCCCGACAAGCAGCTCACCTACCCGTGGCATAAGGGGCTCAAGGTCGAGCAGATCGAGGCGTATTACGACGAGGTCGGCTGGAAGGACTGGACGCACAAGGTCGACGGGGCGCCGGTGCTCAAGGCGCAGCACCCGGAGTTCGAGACCTGGAGCCAGGGCATCCATGCGCGAAGCGGCGTCGCCTGCGCCGATTGCCACATGCCGTACCTGCGCGAGGGGGCGATCAAGGTCTCCGACCACCACGTGCGGAGCCCGATCCTCAACGTCGCCCGGGCCTGCCAACCCTGCCACCCCTACGGGGAGGAGGAGATCAAGGGGCGCGTCGAGCGGCTCCAGGACCGCACGAAGGACCTGATGATCCGCGCGGAGGAGGCGACGCTCGCCTGCATCCGCAGCGTGGATGCCGCGCGCAAGGGGGGCGCCTCGGACGCGTCCCTCGAGGACGCGATGGCGCTTCACCGGAAGGCGCAGTGGCGGCTCGATTTCGTCGCGGCGGAGAACTCGATGGGGTTCCACGCCTCCCAGGAGACCGCGCGCATCCTCGGCGAAGCGATCGACTACGCGCGACAGGGAGAGGTCGCCGCGATCCGCGTCAAGGCGCCGGCTGCGGCAACCGTCCCGACTGGAGGAACGACGACCGCGAAAAAGTGA
- the nrfH gene encoding cytochrome c nitrite reductase small subunit: MNGEARDGRPVIAAGVAICVLFGLAVGIGSYVFVYAKGYSYLSNDPDACANCHIMRDVHDGWQKGPHHAVAVCNDCHTPHTLVRKMLVKAENGWHHSQAFTLQNFHEPIRIRDKNLAVLQENCLRCHGEFLASIAPHGRIDGDDVNCIRCHRGVGHGPTR, encoded by the coding sequence ATGAACGGGGAGGCTCGGGACGGGAGACCGGTCATCGCGGCGGGGGTCGCGATCTGCGTCCTCTTCGGACTCGCGGTCGGGATCGGGTCGTACGTCTTCGTCTACGCGAAGGGGTACAGCTACCTCTCCAACGATCCCGACGCCTGCGCCAACTGCCACATCATGCGCGACGTGCACGACGGCTGGCAGAAGGGACCGCACCATGCGGTCGCCGTCTGCAACGACTGCCACACGCCGCACACCCTCGTCCGCAAGATGCTCGTGAAGGCCGAGAACGGGTGGCACCACTCGCAGGCCTTCACCCTGCAGAACTTCCACGAGCCGATCCGCATCCGGGACAAGAACCTCGCCGTGCTGCAGGAGAACTGCCTGCGCTGCCACGGGGAGTTCCTCGCCTCGATCGCGCCGCACGGCCGGATCGACGGCGACGACGTCAACTGCATCCGCTGCCACCGCGGCGTCGGGCACGGCCCGACGCGCTGA
- a CDS encoding oligopeptide transporter, OPT family yields the protein MHLPENAFRELKPGESYTPIVPASEAAPEVTARSIVFGLLMTALFSAAAAYISLKLGQGIESAIPIAILAIGLSAVARRKSGLLENVNIVVLGSTAGIVVGGSTFTMPAIFVLGLEAKSSFAQIFVVPLLGAILGVLFLIPFRRYFVAEMHGKLPFPEATATTEILVTGARGGKQAFVLLYSMGLGMFLDFLALHLKAWRDTFTTTLLPSLDWFTEKAKAIFVLNTSAAVMGLGYIVGLKYASIIAAGSFVSYYVFIPLFGHLGPHVSPEAFPGRPPLAGLGAEDLFYDYVRYIGIGAIFAAGVISVGKMSPVIVQAVRRVFGELGKARSAGHEAPRTERDLPMPWIFAGVAVIALLLFVYFRFVVLSAAPEPTVTALAALGLSVGISFLFAAVSAWAIAVVGTTPISGMTLTTLILSAVALSAMGLKGPDGQLAVLLIGGVVCSALSMTGSMVTMLKVGYWTGATPKRIQWTLIAGSIVAAVTVTGVMFVLNQSYGFVKSPAHAEPLPAPQANAMAAVLGSVMLDGEAPWFLYAIGAVISVAVEMVGVSSLAFALGMYLPIDLNTPILAGGIVSWLVARPSGSPVLDRARINRGTLIASGFIAGGALAGVLDGFIKFGTDGETLYSFGNDGGPGNLLGLAIFVAVGLFLWWDARKATEAEGAGPQISL from the coding sequence ATGCACCTTCCCGAGAACGCCTTTCGAGAGCTGAAGCCGGGCGAGAGCTACACCCCGATCGTCCCGGCGAGCGAGGCGGCGCCGGAGGTCACGGCGCGCTCGATCGTCTTCGGACTCCTGATGACCGCGCTCTTCTCGGCCGCCGCGGCCTACATCTCCCTGAAGCTCGGCCAGGGGATCGAGTCGGCGATCCCGATCGCCATCCTCGCGATCGGGCTCTCCGCCGTCGCCCGGCGGAAGTCGGGGCTCCTCGAGAACGTCAACATCGTCGTCCTCGGCTCCACGGCCGGGATCGTCGTGGGCGGATCGACCTTCACGATGCCCGCGATCTTCGTCCTCGGGCTCGAGGCGAAATCCAGCTTCGCGCAGATCTTCGTGGTGCCCCTGCTCGGGGCGATCCTCGGCGTGTTGTTCCTGATCCCCTTCCGGCGCTATTTCGTCGCCGAGATGCACGGGAAGCTCCCGTTTCCCGAGGCCACGGCGACGACGGAGATCCTCGTCACCGGCGCCCGCGGCGGAAAACAGGCCTTCGTGCTGCTCTACAGCATGGGGCTCGGAATGTTCCTGGACTTCCTGGCGCTCCACCTCAAGGCGTGGCGCGACACCTTCACGACGACGCTTCTGCCCTCGCTCGACTGGTTCACGGAGAAAGCGAAGGCGATCTTCGTCCTGAACACGTCCGCCGCCGTCATGGGGCTCGGCTACATCGTCGGCCTCAAGTACGCGTCGATCATCGCCGCGGGGTCGTTCGTCTCCTACTACGTCTTCATCCCGCTGTTCGGCCACCTCGGCCCGCACGTCTCCCCGGAGGCCTTCCCGGGTCGACCTCCGCTGGCGGGCCTGGGCGCCGAGGACCTGTTCTACGACTACGTCCGCTACATCGGCATCGGGGCGATCTTCGCGGCGGGCGTGATCTCGGTCGGCAAGATGTCTCCCGTCATCGTCCAGGCCGTGCGTCGCGTGTTCGGCGAACTGGGCAAGGCCCGGTCGGCGGGGCACGAGGCCCCGCGCACCGAGCGGGACCTCCCGATGCCCTGGATCTTCGCGGGGGTCGCCGTCATCGCCCTGCTCCTCTTCGTCTACTTCCGGTTCGTGGTCCTCTCCGCCGCCCCGGAGCCGACGGTCACGGCGCTCGCGGCGCTCGGCCTTTCGGTCGGGATCTCCTTCCTGTTCGCCGCGGTCTCCGCGTGGGCGATCGCCGTCGTCGGCACGACGCCCATCTCGGGGATGACGCTGACGACGCTCATCCTCTCCGCGGTGGCGTTGTCCGCGATGGGGCTGAAGGGCCCCGACGGTCAGCTCGCCGTCCTCCTCATCGGCGGCGTCGTCTGCTCCGCGCTCTCGATGACCGGCTCGATGGTCACGATGCTCAAGGTGGGTTACTGGACCGGCGCGACCCCGAAGCGGATTCAATGGACGCTCATCGCGGGTTCGATCGTCGCGGCCGTCACGGTCACCGGCGTGATGTTCGTGCTCAACCAGTCCTACGGGTTCGTCAAGTCTCCCGCCCACGCGGAGCCGCTGCCCGCCCCCCAGGCGAACGCCATGGCCGCCGTGCTCGGCTCGGTGATGCTCGACGGCGAGGCGCCGTGGTTCCTCTACGCGATCGGGGCGGTGATCAGCGTCGCCGTCGAAATGGTGGGGGTCTCCTCGCTCGCCTTCGCCCTCGGCATGTACCTCCCGATCGACCTGAACACGCCGATCCTCGCGGGAGGCATCGTGAGCTGGCTCGTCGCCCGGCCGTCGGGCAGCCCGGTCCTCGACCGGGCGCGCATCAACCGGGGGACCCTGATCGCCTCCGGCTTCATCGCCGGCGGCGCGCTCGCGGGCGTGCTGGACGGCTTCATCAAGTTCGGCACCGACGGGGAGACCTTGTATTCGTTCGGGAACGACGGGGGACCCGGCAACCTGCTCGGCCTGGCGATCTTCGTCGCGGTGGGCTTGTTCTTGTGGTGGGACGCCCGCAAGGCGACGGAAGCGGAGGGCGCGGGTCCGCAGATCAGCCTGTAA